The following proteins come from a genomic window of Miscanthus floridulus cultivar M001 chromosome 2, ASM1932011v1, whole genome shotgun sequence:
- the LOC136540460 gene encoding zinc finger protein GAI-ASSOCIATED FACTOR 1-like: MEVEATPTTAVSSSGGAAQLPPPGPPAKKKRALPGMPDPDAEVIALSPKTLLATNRFVCEICKKGFQRDQNLQLHRRGHNLPWKLRQRSGKEVRKRVYVCPEPSCVHHDPSRALGDLTGIKKHFCRKHGEKKWKCDKCSKKYAVQSDWKAHVKTCGSREYRCDCGTLFSRRDSFITHRAFCDALAEESAKARAEAPPAEDGSSAAAVVPPPAPPPPPPPAPLRQQPPPPAPHHAEQRNEPETNATEPVQFAPPPPPQVPVLSQTSVSAANVSAGSSSSVAGTSQSLLGGMFAPSSMASAPQFQNLVGGVGRPERALPAKPPSLCLATDASSSIFSAPVSAERQQFAPPPPPSPSPSPHMSATALLQKAAQMGATSSSSSFLRGLGLDVSSSPGASSSGQQHHQEAAMQVSLPDTSLQQWPPRLEPEPAPGLSAGLGLGLPYDSTGAQVCLPELMMGQSSLFSGKPATLDFLGLGMSPTGAPAGRGLPAFIQPIGMAGTGAGAAETFGAGRGAQATPWERNPSSSPIL; the protein is encoded by the exons AtggaggtggaggcgacgcccACGACGGCCGTGTCGTCTTCCGGCGGGGCCGCGCAGCTGCCGCCGCCCGGCCCGCCCGCCAAGAAGAAGCGTGCCCTCCCCGGCATGCCAG ATCCTGACGCGGAGGTGATCGCGCTGTCGCCCAAGACGCTGCTGGCGACGAACCGGTTCGTGTGCGAGATCTGCAAGAAGGGGTTCCAGCGGGACCAGAACCTGCAGCTTCACCGGCGGGGCCACAACCTCCCGTGGAAGCTGCGGCAGCGGAGCGGCAAGGAGGTCCGGAAGCGGGTGTACGTGTGCCCGGAGCCCAGCTGCGTGCACCACGACCCGTCGCGCGCGCTCGGCGACCTCACCGGGATCAAGAAGCACTTCTGCCGCAAGCACGGCGAGAAGAAGTGGAAGTGCGACAAGTGCTCCAAGAAGTACGCCGTGCAGTCGGACTGGAAGGCGCACGTCAAGACCTGCGGCTCCCGCGAGTACCGCTGCGATTGCGGCACCCTCTTCTCCCG GAGGGACAGCTTCATCACCCACCGCGCCTTCTGCGACGCGCTCGCCGAGGAGAGCGCCAAGGCGCGGGCGGAGGCGCCTCCCGCGGAGGATGGGAGCTCGGCAGCCGCCGTGGTTCCGCCACCGGCGccccctcccccgcccccgccggcgCCACTGAGGCAGCAACCTCCCCCGCCCGCGCCGCATCATGCGGAGCAACGTAATG AACCGGAGACCAATGCCACTGAGCCCGTTCAGTtcgcgccaccgccaccgccgcaggTGCCGGTGCTTTCGCAAACTTCGGTGAGCGCCGCCAATGTTAgcgccggcagcagcagcagcgtcgcGGGGACGTCTCAGAGCCTGCTCGGTGGTATGTTCGCACCGTCGTCGATGGCCTCAGCGCCACAGTTCCAGAACCTCGTCGGCGGGGTTGGCCGCCCGGAGCGCGCCCTGCCCGCCAAGCCCCCGTCGCTGTGCCTCGCCACGGACGCATCGTCGTCGATCTTCTCGGCACCCGTATCCGCCGAGCGACAGCagttcgcgccgccgccgcctccgtctcCGTCCCCGTCCCCGCACATGTCCGCCACCGCGTTGCTACAGAAGGCCGCGCAGATGGGCGCCACCTCGTCGAGCTCCTCGTTCCTCCGCGGTCTGGGCCTGGACGTATCGTCATCTCCGGGGGCATCGTCGTCAGGCCAGCAGCACCACCAGGAAGCAGCCATGCAAGTGTCACTCCCGGACACCTCGCTGCAGCAATGGCCGCCGCGGCTAGAGCCGGAGCCGGCGCCAGGGCTGTCGGCTGGGCTCGGTCTCGGGCTGCCATACGACTCCACCGGGGCTCAGGTGTGCCTACCGGAGCTCATGATGGGGCAGTCGTCTCTGTTCAGCGGGAAGCCGGCTACACTGGACTTCCTGGGGCTCGGAATGAGCCCGACGGGCGCGCCGGCAGGCAGAGGTCTCCCCGCGTTCATCCAGCCCATCGGCATGGCCGGGACCGGGGCTGGCGCCGCCGAGACGTTCGGCGCCGGACGTGGCGCCCAGGCGACGCCGTGGGAGAGGAATCCGAGTAGCTCGCCGATCCTGTAA